The following proteins come from a genomic window of Citrobacter europaeus:
- the pduM gene encoding microcompartment protein PduM: MNNELLQRIIEEVVSRLKKRAESTLTLSVAQLRELDSRTVCCQYSAIHLLQVDLPLLQQIAEDCSANAPVVTIHEALACGVRLKISLHHRLLPAIPVKKLARLPLEFSDELGRIIFLHPDKLLSYADVAQLKGGVLVLRRRCVVTALAQEAVSTRNVQLIKQE, translated from the coding sequence ATGAACAACGAACTGCTGCAACGCATTATCGAGGAGGTTGTTTCCCGATTAAAAAAACGCGCGGAAAGCACGCTCACTCTTAGCGTCGCGCAGTTACGGGAACTCGATTCACGGACAGTATGCTGCCAGTACTCGGCGATCCACCTCCTGCAGGTCGACCTGCCATTGTTGCAGCAAATTGCCGAGGATTGCTCAGCCAATGCGCCGGTGGTAACCATTCACGAGGCGCTGGCATGCGGAGTCCGCCTGAAAATTTCACTACATCATCGATTGTTACCCGCGATCCCCGTGAAAAAACTCGCGCGTCTGCCGCTGGAGTTCAGTGACGAGCTGGGGCGAATCATTTTTTTGCATCCTGACAAACTTCTCAGCTATGCCGACGTTGCCCAATTGAAAGGTGGCGTACTGGTGCTACGCCGTCGATGTGTCGTGACGGCCCTGGCTCAGGAAGCGGTCAGTACGCGAAATGTTCAATTAATTAAGCAGGAGTGA
- the pduB gene encoding propanediol utilization microcompartment protein PduB: MSSNELVEQIMAQVIARVATPEQQAIPENNPPTRETAMAEKSCSLTEFVGTAIGDTVGLVIANVDSALLDAMKLEKRYRSIGILGARTGAGPHIMAADEAVKATNTEVVSIELPRDTKGGAGHGSLIILGGNDVSDVKRGIEVALKELDRTFGDVYANEAGHIEMQYTARASYALEKAFGAPIGRACGVIVGAPASVGVLMADTALKSANVEVVAYSSPAHGTSFSNEAILVISGDSGAVRQAVISAREIGKTVLGTLGSEPKNDRPSYI, translated from the coding sequence ATGAGCAGCAATGAGCTGGTTGAACAGATCATGGCGCAGGTGATTGCTCGTGTGGCAACGCCGGAACAGCAGGCTATCCCTGAAAATAATCCTCCAACACGAGAAACGGCTATGGCAGAGAAAAGCTGCAGTTTAACGGAGTTTGTCGGTACTGCGATTGGCGACACCGTCGGTCTGGTAATCGCCAACGTAGACAGTGCCCTCCTGGACGCGATGAAACTTGAAAAACGGTATCGCTCCATTGGCATCCTCGGCGCACGCACTGGTGCGGGTCCTCACATCATGGCCGCCGATGAAGCGGTAAAAGCAACAAATACTGAAGTCGTCAGTATTGAGTTACCGCGTGATACCAAAGGCGGCGCAGGACACGGCTCGCTGATTATTCTCGGCGGCAACGATGTTTCCGACGTGAAACGCGGCATTGAAGTTGCGCTGAAAGAGCTGGATCGCACCTTTGGCGATGTTTATGCCAACGAAGCCGGTCACATCGAAATGCAGTACACCGCACGCGCCAGCTACGCACTTGAAAAAGCCTTTGGCGCACCGATTGGCCGTGCCTGTGGCGTTATCGTCGGCGCGCCAGCATCCGTTGGTGTCCTGATGGCTGATACTGCGCTGAAATCCGCCAATGTGGAAGTTGTGGCCTACAGCTCCCCAGCCCATGGAACCAGCTTCAGTAACGAAGCCATCCTGGTCATTTCAGGTGATTCCGGCGCTGTTCGCCAGGCCGTTATCTCCGCCCGTGAAATCGGTAAAACCGTTCTAGGGACCCTCGGCTCAGAGCCGAAAAACGATCGTCCGTCCTACATCTGA
- a CDS encoding BMC domain-containing protein, which translates to MKQSLGLLEVSGLALAISCADVMAKAASITLVGLEKTNGSGWTVIKIIGDVASVQAAISTGVSFAEQRDGLVAHKVISRPGDGILSHSVTQESEPTPEPTPAVAHEEMLVDPAAPEAPQDAELISCNLCLDPACPRQKGEPRTLCLHSGKRGEA; encoded by the coding sequence GTGAAGCAATCACTGGGATTACTTGAAGTTAGTGGTCTGGCATTAGCCATCAGTTGCGCGGACGTCATGGCGAAAGCCGCCTCCATCACGCTGGTGGGCCTCGAAAAAACCAACGGCTCAGGCTGGACGGTGATCAAGATAATCGGGGATGTGGCCTCCGTTCAGGCGGCCATTTCCACCGGTGTCAGTTTTGCTGAACAACGTGACGGACTGGTGGCCCACAAAGTCATATCCAGACCAGGGGACGGTATCCTGTCACATAGCGTTACCCAGGAGTCGGAACCTACACCCGAACCCACTCCAGCCGTAGCGCATGAAGAGATGCTTGTAGACCCGGCAGCACCTGAAGCGCCGCAAGATGCCGAGCTAATTAGCTGCAATCTGTGTCTTGATCCTGCCTGCCCTCGTCAAAAGGGCGAGCCGCGCACTCTTTGTCTGCACTCTGGCAAACGAGGTGAAGCGTAA
- a CDS encoding diol dehydratase reactivase subunit alpha: MRYIAGIDIGNSSTEVALATLDESGALNITGSALAETTGIKGTLRNVFGIQEALTLAAKNAGINVSDISLIRINEATPVIGDVAMETITETIITESTMIGHNPKTPGGVGLGVGITITPEDLLSRPADTPYILVVSSAFDFADVATMINASVRAGYQLTGVILQQDDGVLVSNRLTQPLPIVDEVLHINRIPLGMLAAIEVAVPGKVIETLSNPYGIATVFGLNAEETKNIVPMARALIGNRSAVVVKTPSGDVKARAIPAGNLELQSQGRTVRVDVAAGAEAIMKAVGECPKLDNVTGEAGTNIGGMLEHVRQTMAELTNKPSHEIFIQDLLAVDTSVPVSVTGGLAGEFSLEQAVGIASMVKSDRLQMAMIAQEITQKLNIDVQVGGAEAEAAILGALTTPGTTRPLAILDLGAGSTDASIINPKGEIIATHLAGAGDMVTMIIARELGLDDRYLAEEIKKYPLAKVESLFHLRHEDGSVQFFPTPLPPTVFARVCVVKPDELVPLPGELALEKVRAIRRSAKERVFVTNALRALRQVSPTGNIRDIPFVVLVGGSSLDFEVPQLVTDALAHYRLVAGRGNIRGTEGPRNAVATGLILSWYKAFAHGK, encoded by the coding sequence ATGCGATATATAGCTGGCATTGACATAGGCAACTCATCAACGGAAGTCGCTCTGGCAACCCTGGATGAGTCTGGCGCGCTGAACATCACCGGCAGCGCACTGGCAGAAACCACCGGGATTAAGGGCACATTACGTAATGTGTTTGGCATCCAGGAGGCGCTTACGCTGGCGGCAAAAAACGCCGGTATCAATGTCAGCGATATTTCGCTCATCCGTATTAACGAAGCCACCCCGGTCATTGGCGACGTGGCGATGGAAACGATAACCGAAACCATCATCACTGAATCCACCATGATCGGCCATAACCCCAAAACGCCGGGCGGCGTCGGGTTAGGCGTAGGCATCACGATTACGCCGGAAGACCTGCTCAGTCGCCCGGCGGATACCCCCTACATTCTGGTGGTGTCATCGGCATTTGATTTCGCCGATGTCGCCACGATGATTAATGCTTCCGTCCGTGCCGGATATCAGTTGACTGGCGTAATTTTGCAGCAGGACGATGGCGTTCTGGTTAGTAATCGTCTGACTCAGCCTCTGCCCATCGTCGATGAAGTCCTTCATATCAACCGCATCCCTCTGGGTATGCTGGCTGCCATTGAGGTCGCGGTCCCAGGAAAGGTTATTGAAACGCTTTCTAACCCCTACGGGATTGCAACCGTCTTTGGCCTCAATGCCGAGGAGACTAAAAACATTGTCCCGATGGCGCGGGCGCTGATCGGCAACCGCTCTGCCGTGGTGGTGAAAACACCGTCAGGCGATGTGAAAGCACGAGCTATTCCCGCCGGAAATCTGGAGCTACAGTCGCAAGGTCGTACTGTACGTGTCGACGTTGCAGCTGGCGCTGAAGCGATTATGAAAGCGGTCGGTGAATGCCCGAAACTGGATAACGTCACCGGAGAGGCTGGCACCAATATTGGCGGCATGCTGGAGCATGTGCGCCAGACAATGGCTGAATTAACCAACAAACCCAGCCACGAAATTTTTATTCAGGATCTGCTGGCGGTCGATACCTCGGTTCCCGTCAGCGTGACAGGTGGCCTGGCCGGTGAGTTCTCCCTTGAACAGGCCGTCGGCATTGCCTCCATGGTGAAATCAGACCGCCTGCAAATGGCGATGATTGCCCAGGAAATCACGCAAAAGCTCAACATTGATGTCCAGGTTGGCGGCGCCGAAGCCGAAGCGGCCATTCTGGGAGCCTTAACCACCCCAGGTACGACGCGCCCGCTGGCCATTCTGGATCTCGGCGCGGGATCGACTGACGCCTCCATCATCAACCCGAAAGGCGAAATTATTGCCACACACCTGGCGGGCGCGGGCGATATGGTCACGATGATCATTGCCCGTGAACTGGGGCTGGATGACCGTTATCTCGCTGAAGAGATCAAAAAGTATCCGCTGGCAAAAGTCGAAAGCTTATTCCATCTTCGCCACGAAGATGGCAGCGTCCAGTTCTTCCCCACGCCTCTCCCACCAACGGTTTTTGCCCGCGTGTGTGTAGTAAAACCCGATGAACTGGTGCCACTGCCAGGCGAACTGGCGCTGGAGAAAGTACGGGCCATCCGCCGCAGTGCGAAAGAACGCGTTTTCGTTACCAACGCGCTCAGAGCGCTACGTCAGGTGAGTCCGACCGGGAACATTCGGGATATTCCCTTTGTGGTACTGGTTGGCGGCTCATCGCTGGACTTCGAAGTTCCACAGTTGGTCACCGATGCGCTGGCACATTATCGCCTGGTTGCCGGGCGCGGCAACATTCGTGGCACCGAAGGTCCACGCAATGCGGTTGCGACCGGGCTGATTCTCTCCTGGTACAAGGCGTTCGCTCATGGAAAGTAA
- the pduE gene encoding propanediol dehydratase small subunit PduE, which translates to MNTDAIESMVRDVLSRMNSLQGESVTPAAASSSTHTAKVTDYPLANKHPEWVKTATNKTLDDFTLENVLSNNVTAQDMRITPETLRLQAEIAKDAGRDRLAMNFERAAELTAVPDDRILEIYNALRPYRSTKDELMAIADDLENRYQAKICAAFVREAAALYVERKKLKGDD; encoded by the coding sequence ATGAATACCGATGCAATTGAATCGATGGTTCGGGATGTGCTGAGCCGGATGAACAGCCTGCAAGGCGAGTCCGTAACGCCTGCTGCGGCGAGCTCATCAACACATACCGCGAAAGTCACGGATTACCCTCTCGCGAATAAACATCCTGAGTGGGTAAAAACCGCAACCAACAAAACTCTGGATGATTTCACGCTTGAAAATGTTCTGAGCAACAACGTGACGGCGCAGGACATGCGCATCACCCCTGAAACACTGCGCCTGCAGGCAGAAATAGCCAAAGATGCCGGACGTGACAGGCTGGCGATGAACTTCGAGCGCGCCGCTGAGCTAACTGCTGTTCCTGACGATCGCATTCTTGAGATCTACAACGCGCTGCGCCCGTACCGCTCAACGAAAGATGAGCTGATGGCCATCGCCGACGATCTCGAAAATCGTTATCAGGCCAAGATCTGTGCAGCTTTCGTTCGTGAAGCGGCAGCGCTGTACGTTGAGCGTAAAAAACTCAAAGGCGACGACTAA
- a CDS encoding glycerol dehydratase reactivase beta/small subunit family protein, whose protein sequence is MESNLTTPAIVIFTTAGCADVWSDVLLGIEEEGIPFVIQESQSTDVIHNAWLAACQSPLLVGIGCSREKLVVHYKNLPTSAPLFTLTYQQDNHARRSIGNNAARLVKGIPFRECHS, encoded by the coding sequence ATGGAAAGTAATCTCACCACGCCCGCCATTGTGATCTTCACCACTGCTGGCTGCGCTGACGTCTGGAGTGACGTGCTGCTGGGTATTGAAGAAGAAGGGATCCCCTTTGTCATCCAGGAGAGCCAATCAACTGACGTTATCCACAACGCATGGCTGGCTGCCTGCCAATCGCCATTGCTGGTTGGCATTGGCTGCAGTCGCGAAAAACTGGTCGTGCACTACAAAAACTTACCCACATCAGCGCCACTTTTTACGCTGACGTATCAACAAGATAACCACGCTCGTCGCAGTATTGGTAATAACGCTGCGCGGCTGGTTAAAGGCATTCCGTTCCGGGAATGCCACTCATAA
- the pduC gene encoding propanediol dehydratase large subunit PduC yields the protein MRSKRFEALAKRPVNQDGFVKEWIEEGFIAMESPNDPKPSIKIVNGTVTELDGKSASEFDLIDHFIARYGINLARAEEVMAMDSVKLANMLCDPNVKRKDIVPLTTAMTPAKIVEVVSHMNVVEMMMAMQKMRARRTPSQQAHVTNVKDNPVQIAADAAEGAWRGFDEQETTVAVARYAPFNAIALLVGSQVGRPGVLTQCSLEEATELKLGMLGHTCYAETISVYGTEPVFTDGDDTPWSKGFLASSYASRGLKMRFTSGSGSEVQMGYAEGKSMLYLEARCIYITKAAGVQGLQNGSVSCIGVPSAVPSGIRAVLAENLICSSLDLECASSNDQTFTHSDMRRTARLLMQFLPGTDFISSGYSAVPNYDNMFAGSNEDAEDFDDYNVLQRDLKVDGGLRPVREEDVIAIRNKAARALQAVFAGMGLPPITDEEVEAATYAHGSKDMPERNIVEDIKFAQEIINKNRNGLEVVKALAQGGFTDVAQDMLNIQKAKLTGDYLHTSAIIVGDGQVLSAVNDVNDYAGPATGYRLQGERWEEIKNIPGALDPNELG from the coding sequence ATGAGATCGAAAAGATTTGAAGCACTGGCGAAGCGCCCTGTGAATCAGGATGGCTTCGTTAAGGAGTGGATCGAAGAAGGCTTCATTGCAATGGAAAGCCCGAACGACCCCAAGCCGTCGATTAAAATCGTCAACGGTACAGTCACTGAACTGGACGGTAAATCCGCCAGTGAATTTGACTTGATTGACCATTTTATTGCCCGCTATGGCATTAACCTGGCACGCGCTGAAGAAGTCATGGCGATGGACTCGGTAAAACTTGCCAATATGCTTTGCGACCCTAACGTGAAGCGCAAAGACATTGTGCCGCTGACCACCGCAATGACGCCGGCAAAAATTGTCGAAGTGGTGTCCCATATGAACGTCGTTGAGATGATGATGGCCATGCAGAAAATGCGTGCGCGTCGTACACCATCTCAACAGGCGCACGTTACTAACGTTAAAGATAACCCGGTGCAGATTGCCGCTGATGCTGCTGAAGGCGCATGGCGCGGGTTTGACGAACAGGAAACAACCGTTGCCGTTGCGCGTTATGCGCCATTTAACGCCATTGCGCTGTTAGTCGGCTCACAGGTTGGACGCCCTGGCGTATTAACCCAGTGCTCGCTGGAAGAAGCAACCGAACTTAAACTCGGCATGCTAGGCCACACCTGCTACGCGGAAACCATCTCCGTCTATGGTACTGAACCCGTCTTTACCGACGGCGACGATACACCATGGTCGAAAGGCTTCCTCGCCTCTTCCTACGCCTCACGTGGCCTGAAGATGCGCTTTACCTCCGGCTCAGGCTCAGAAGTTCAGATGGGTTACGCCGAAGGCAAATCGATGCTTTATCTGGAAGCCCGCTGTATTTACATCACCAAAGCCGCTGGCGTACAGGGTTTACAAAATGGTTCAGTAAGCTGCATCGGCGTGCCTTCCGCGGTGCCATCAGGCATTCGTGCTGTGCTTGCTGAAAACCTGATCTGCTCTTCTCTGGATCTGGAATGTGCTTCCAGCAACGACCAAACCTTTACCCACTCGGATATGCGTCGTACTGCCCGCCTGTTGATGCAGTTCCTGCCGGGTACTGACTTCATCTCTTCCGGTTATTCCGCGGTACCGAACTACGACAACATGTTTGCGGGTTCGAACGAGGATGCCGAAGATTTTGACGACTACAACGTTCTCCAGCGTGACCTCAAGGTAGATGGGGGTCTGCGTCCGGTTCGTGAAGAAGACGTTATCGCCATTCGTAATAAAGCGGCGCGCGCACTACAGGCCGTCTTTGCCGGAATGGGATTACCGCCAATCACTGATGAAGAAGTGGAAGCTGCGACCTACGCCCACGGTTCGAAAGATATGCCTGAACGAAACATCGTTGAAGACATCAAGTTTGCGCAAGAGATCATCAATAAAAACCGTAACGGTCTGGAAGTGGTGAAAGCCCTTGCTCAGGGCGGGTTTACCGATGTCGCTCAGGACATGCTCAACATCCAGAAAGCCAAGTTAACCGGGGATTATCTGCATACCTCCGCCATTATCGTTGGCGACGGACAGGTGCTATCCGCGGTAAATGACGTCAACGACTATGCCGGTCCGGCAACAGGTTATCGCCTGCAAGGCGAACGCTGGGAAGAGATCAAAAACATCCCTGGCGCACTTGATCCCAACGAACTTGGCTAA
- the pduJ gene encoding propanediol utilization microcompartment protein PduJ — protein MNNALGLVETKGLVGAIEAADAMVKSANVQLVGYEKIGSGLITVMVRGDVGAVKAAVDAGSAAASAVGEVKSCHVIPRPHSDVEAILPKSA, from the coding sequence ATGAATAACGCACTGGGACTGGTTGAAACAAAAGGGCTTGTCGGCGCTATTGAAGCCGCTGATGCCATGGTGAAATCCGCAAACGTGCAGTTGGTTGGTTACGAAAAAATCGGCTCAGGCCTGATCACCGTTATGGTTCGCGGCGATGTCGGCGCGGTAAAAGCTGCCGTAGATGCCGGAAGCGCAGCGGCAAGCGCCGTTGGTGAGGTGAAATCCTGCCACGTTATCCCGCGTCCGCACAGCGACGTTGAAGCCATTTTACCTAAATCCGCATAA
- a CDS encoding EutN/CcmL family microcompartment protein has product MHLARVTGVVVSTQKSPSLVGKKLLLVRRVSADGELPASPLSGDEVAVDSVGAGTGELVLLSSGSSARHVFSGPNEAIDLAIVGIVDTLSR; this is encoded by the coding sequence ATGCATCTGGCACGGGTTACAGGCGTTGTGGTTTCCACGCAAAAATCTCCATCGCTGGTGGGGAAGAAACTGCTGCTGGTACGTCGGGTGAGTGCTGACGGAGAGCTTCCCGCATCCCCGCTAAGCGGAGATGAAGTCGCCGTTGATTCCGTCGGCGCGGGGACCGGCGAACTGGTATTGCTCAGCAGCGGCTCCAGCGCCAGACACGTTTTTTCTGGCCCTAATGAGGCCATCGACCTGGCTATCGTCGGCATTGTCGACACGCTTTCTCGTTAG
- the pduO gene encoding two-domain cob(I)yrinic acid a,c-diamide adenosyltransferase PduO gives MAIYTRTGDAGTTALFTGQRVSKTHPRVEAYGTLDELNAALSLCVCAAKNPQHRQLLENIQLQLFWFSAELASESEEPTPEQRYISSEEIAALEAAIDTAMGRVPPLRSFILPGRSEAASRLHFARTLARRAERRLVELSTEIAVRHVLMRYINRLSDCLYALARAEDHDAHQNDIIQKVAERYLAAIRTSATREPAMSLSFQELHQLTCAAVTRAEELQVPVVISIVDANGTQTVAWRMPDALLVSSELAPKKAWTAVAMKTATHELTSEVQPGAALYGLESHMQGKVVTFGGGYALWREGLLLGGLGISGGSVEQDMDIAETAIAAINVRTHQ, from the coding sequence ATGGCGATTTATACCCGCACCGGCGATGCTGGCACAACGGCCCTTTTTACCGGGCAACGCGTGAGCAAAACGCACCCGCGCGTCGAGGCTTACGGTACGCTGGATGAACTTAATGCGGCGCTTAGCCTGTGCGTTTGCGCGGCGAAAAACCCGCAGCACCGCCAGTTACTTGAAAACATTCAACTGCAGCTTTTTTGGTTCAGCGCCGAGCTGGCAAGCGAAAGCGAAGAACCAACGCCAGAGCAGCGTTATATCAGCTCGGAAGAAATTGCAGCACTGGAAGCCGCCATCGATACCGCAATGGGCAGGGTACCTCCCCTGCGCAGCTTTATCTTACCTGGCCGCAGTGAAGCCGCCAGCCGTCTGCATTTTGCCCGCACGCTGGCTCGTCGCGCAGAGAGGCGACTGGTCGAGCTCTCCACCGAGATCGCCGTCAGACACGTGCTAATGCGTTATATCAATCGCCTGTCCGACTGTTTATATGCGCTTGCACGTGCAGAAGATCATGACGCCCATCAAAACGACATTATTCAGAAGGTGGCGGAGCGCTATCTTGCCGCCATCCGTACTTCAGCCACGAGGGAGCCGGCTATGTCTCTGTCTTTTCAGGAACTCCACCAACTCACTTGTGCTGCGGTAACGAGAGCAGAAGAACTCCAGGTTCCGGTCGTCATCAGCATTGTCGATGCGAACGGGACCCAAACGGTGGCCTGGCGCATGCCTGACGCATTACTCGTCAGTAGCGAACTGGCGCCGAAGAAAGCCTGGACTGCCGTGGCGATGAAAACCGCCACGCATGAGTTGACATCAGAGGTACAACCAGGCGCCGCGCTTTACGGTCTGGAAAGCCATATGCAGGGAAAAGTCGTCACCTTTGGTGGCGGGTACGCTTTATGGCGTGAGGGTTTACTCCTTGGGGGTCTTGGCATCAGCGGGGGAAGCGTTGAGCAGGATATGGACATTGCAGAAACGGCCATTGCGGCGATTAACGTGAGAACACATCAATGA
- a CDS encoding phosphate propanoyltransferase, which produces MDKQQLETTVAKVLDEMRERPIPLGISNRHIHLCAEDYGRLFPNHPISEKKELLQPGQYAAEQTVTLVGPKGQLKNVRLLGPLRSTSQVEISRTDARTLGIAAPLRMSGNIKGTPGVRLVSPFAELDLASGVIVAQRHIHMSPLDALILRVSHGDKVSVAINGDERRLIFDNVAVRVSPDMRLEMHIDTDEANAAGADNPQAFATLVSPR; this is translated from the coding sequence ATGGATAAACAGCAACTGGAAACAACGGTCGCTAAGGTTCTGGATGAAATGCGCGAGCGCCCGATTCCGCTGGGGATCTCTAATCGTCATATTCATCTGTGCGCTGAAGATTACGGTCGCTTGTTTCCTAATCACCCTATTAGTGAGAAAAAAGAGCTGCTGCAGCCCGGACAATATGCAGCAGAGCAAACCGTCACGCTGGTGGGGCCAAAAGGCCAGTTAAAAAATGTGCGTTTACTCGGCCCACTGCGTAGCACCAGTCAGGTCGAGATTTCCCGTACCGACGCCCGCACGCTGGGAATTGCTGCTCCGTTGCGGATGTCAGGCAATATCAAGGGCACGCCTGGCGTTCGCCTCGTCAGCCCATTTGCTGAGCTGGACTTAGCATCCGGGGTAATTGTCGCCCAACGGCATATCCATATGTCGCCTCTCGATGCCCTGATCCTGCGCGTATCCCATGGCGATAAAGTCTCGGTCGCCATTAATGGCGATGAACGTCGACTGATTTTCGATAACGTCGCCGTACGCGTTTCGCCAGATATGCGCCTTGAGATGCATATCGATACAGACGAAGCCAATGCTGCAGGTGCTGATAATCCGCAGGCATTTGCCACACTGGTGAGCCCACGATGA
- the pduD gene encoding propanediol dehydratase medium subunit PduD, with protein MEINEKLLRQIIEDVLSEMQTSDKPVSFRASTTASAPQAAAEQGDSFLTEIGEAKQGQQQDEVIIAVGPAFGLSQTVNIVGIPHKNILREVIAGIEEEGIKARVIRCFKSSDVAFVAVEGNRLSGSGISIGIQSKGTTVIHQQGLPPLSNLELFPQAPLLTLETYRQIGKNAARYAKRESPQPVPTLNDQMARPKYQAKSAILHIKETKYVVTGKNPQELRVAL; from the coding sequence ATGGAAATCAATGAAAAGCTGCTGCGCCAGATAATTGAAGACGTACTGTCTGAAATGCAAACCAGCGACAAACCTGTCTCATTCCGCGCATCGACAACGGCTAGCGCACCACAGGCTGCTGCGGAACAAGGAGACAGCTTTCTGACCGAGATTGGCGAAGCCAAACAAGGCCAGCAGCAGGACGAAGTGATAATTGCCGTAGGTCCGGCGTTTGGACTGTCGCAAACCGTCAATATCGTAGGGATCCCGCATAAGAATATCTTGCGAGAAGTGATTGCCGGTATTGAAGAAGAAGGTATTAAAGCGCGTGTTATACGCTGCTTTAAATCCTCCGATGTGGCGTTTGTCGCCGTTGAGGGTAACCGTCTGAGCGGTTCCGGGATCTCTATCGGCATCCAGTCAAAAGGCACCACGGTTATCCACCAGCAGGGGTTACCGCCGCTTTCAAACCTGGAGCTGTTCCCTCAGGCACCGCTTCTGACGCTGGAAACCTATCGCCAGATCGGTAAAAACGCCGCGCGTTATGCCAAGCGTGAATCTCCGCAGCCGGTCCCTACTCTGAATGATCAGATGGCTCGCCCTAAGTACCAGGCGAAATCGGCCATTCTGCACATAAAAGAGACTAAATACGTCGTGACGGGCAAAAACCCGCAGGAACTGCGCGTGGCGCTTTAA